One Leopardus geoffroyi isolate Oge1 chromosome B1, O.geoffroyi_Oge1_pat1.0, whole genome shotgun sequence DNA window includes the following coding sequences:
- the LOC123582814 gene encoding ATP synthase membrane subunit K, mitochondrial-like: MEIMAGPETDTQFQFTGMKKYFSSYTLTGRMNCVLATYGGIALMVLYFKLRSKKTPAVKTT; the protein is encoded by the coding sequence ATGGAAATCATGGCAGGTCCAGAAACTGATACCCAATTCCAATTCACTGGTATGAAAAAATACTTCAGCTCTTACACTCTCACAGGTAGAATGAATTGTGTACTGGCCACATATGGAGGCATCGCTTTGATGGTCTTGTACTTCAAGTTAAGGTCTAAAAAAACACCAGCTGTGAAAACAACATAA